AATTTGATTTCCAGGCCCCTGGCGGGGGTCcagagggagggcaggggccaCCTCCTGCCGGCTCCCTGCTATTGTTGCTCAGGGCCGGCCGTCTTGGTGGTCACCAGTTCAGTGGAGCCCAGCTCTGTGGCTGGCACAGGGACACtgtggccaggtggggtggttcCTGGGTCTTCCCCCGGAGGAGGCCAGGCAGGAGCTGCAGCATCAGAGATTCCCGGAGACAGAATGATGACCTTGTCCAGGGGCTCTGGGGCAGGGCAGAGGGGATAGAGGCGCGGTACTGGGTCAcagccttccctccctcccctagaAGACTCCTCTGGAGGGGCAGTACTCCGTCAAATGAAGCCCACtgcagggtggggaggggtggcacATGGCTGACCCTGAGTCCAGAGGCCTGGCCAGTGGGGAGCTGGCAGGGCAGGGAGTTGGGGAGCTGGGGCTCAGTCTGGCAAACCCTGCAGGGATTTGTGGGGGAACCAAGCTCCGTTAGACTCCCAAAGGGCAGGACAGGCTCCTCCTTCAGACGGGGCCCCCTTCCCGCGAACTGTCTCTTCCTCACACTGGGGTCTGGTAGGGCAGAGCTGTTCCTGGCTCCCACCAGGGTCTCAGGGGCAGGACTATGTCTCCGTCCTCAGCCTGAGCTCCTCAGAGCAAACTCTTTTCCGCTCTCTGTCTCCGTTTCCCTTAAAGCCCTTCTCTCCCCCCAGGGGCCATGCATCACCCCCTGGGGCGTCCCGACACCCCAACCCCTGTGCCCCGCTCGGACTGGTTCCCCTACACAAGGAACTCACCGTCCTTGTCCTTGTCTCCGTCGGGGGCCTCTGCGAAGGACGCGCCGCGAAGCCGCCGCTGTCGTCGCCTCCAGCTCACCAGGCCCACCAGGACCAGCGCCAGGACCAGTGCCAGGCCCAGCAGCGCGGGGGCGCCGAAGAGCAGCCCGGGCAGGGACAGCGCCGCCTCGCCGGCCCCCGCGCCCACCGACTCCTGCGGCTGCAGCGCCGTCCTGGGCGCAGAGCTGCTGGCTGGGGCTGCTGCgggaggggacagggagggagggcagggggccgaggggagggaggagcggggacggggtggggaggaggggggcGAGGCTGGCCGGGGAGGGGAGGGACAGCCGGGGGGGTGGGCAgtggacaaggggagggagagaggcggCGGTGAGGGCCGCGCGGTGATAGCGGGCCCCTCCAGGCCCTGCCCACAGGGTCCTTTCAGCCCTCGGCGCTCCCGGGAGTCGGGGCTCTGCCTTCCTCCTGGCGGTCGGGGCCCCATCCTCCCCGCGGCTGCCGGCGCCACGCGCCCGGTGGGTCCTCCTTACCCGGTTTCGGCCGCGGCGTGCGCAGGAGCCCGCAGGCCACGCAGTGGCGGACCAGCAGGTCGAAGCACTCGGCCGGGACGCAGGGCGTGGGGGCTGGCGCGTCCCTGCCCCGCAGGCTCCGGGGCCCTCGCTTCATGGTGCGGGCGCCTACGCACAAGCCGTGGGGACTGAGGCTGAGTGGGCCTCCGGGGCCCTCAGGGAGGaagcggggggcggggggaagacTCTGCCCTGTCCTGCCCCCGCCTGCTGGGTGGGACCGAGCTCTCCTGGGGCCcccctttctttgtttctttctttttttttttttttttttttgagacggagtctcgctctgtcgcccaggctggagtgcaatggtgcgatctcggctcactgcaagctctgcctcccaggttcaagcaattatctgcctcggcctcctgagtagctgggattgtaggcgcccaccgccatgcccggctaatttttgtatttttagtagagatgggggttcatcatcttggccaggctggttttgaactcctgacctcgtgatccacccgcctcggcctcccaaagtgctgggattataggcgtgagccaccgcaccgggcctggCCTCTCTTTCTTCCTATGGTTCCCCAATTCAGTCACTCAACCAGCACTGCCTGGGTGGGCCCTCTGCTGGGTGCTGGGACTGTCTGGGGGCAGACCAGAGCCTCCTCTTGGGTAGGGAGGGGGATGGGCCCCGCAGCCAGGACACAGACCCTGAGTGGTTCCTCTGCTCCCTCTAGCCAAGGCCGCTCCATGACCTCGGATGCTCCCCTGccatctcccccaccccacttGTCTCCTCCTCTAGGGAGTCCTCCTGCTCTTCCTGGACAGAGCCGGTTGGGGACATCagacacctgcttttttttttttttttttttggaaacggagtctggctctgtacagtgatgcaatctcggctcactgcaccctctgcctcccagattcaagtgattctcctgcctccctcagcctcccaagtagctgggattacaggaatgcgtcaccacgcctggctaatttttgtatttttttttttttttttttgagatggagtcttgctctgtcgcccaggctggagtgcaatggctggatctcagctcactgcaagctccgcctcccaggttcacaccattctcctgcctcagcctcccgagcagctgggactacaggcgcccgccaccatgcccggctaatttttttgcattttttagtagagacggggtttcaccgtgttagccaggatggtctcgatctgctgacctcgtgatccgcccgtctcggcctcccaaagtgctgggattacaggcttgagccaccgcgcccggcctaatttttgtatttttaacggagacagggtttcaccatttggccaggctggtctcgaactcctgacctcaggtgatccaccctcctcggcctcccaaagtgctgggattacagatgtgagccacagtgcccagcctgacATCAGACACTTGTACTAGGGCCAAGTAGCATGTGGGTCTGCCCCAAGGGAATCTCACACTTGTGCTGATGGGGAAAGATAGCCTTGCAGCAAGGGTACCAGCTCATGTCATCCTGGAAGGTGGGCTAGAAGGCTTCATGGAGGGGGTAATGGTGAAGTGTTTGCCAGATGGAGTGGGGTCTAGGGAACAGATGGGGGTGAAGGCCAAAGGGGAGCAAATGCTTGGAGGCCCAAACAGGAAATCCAGGGAGTGTTGGGACCAAAGGGCTGGACTGGGGCCTTATCTAGCACATTAGGGAGCTTGGACTGTGGCTGGGGGACACGAGGGAGCCACTGGGGCTTTGTGCAGGGAGCGCCCAGGAAGATCTGCCTATGAGCAAGGAACCTGTGACTGCAGTGGGGGGAAGCCTGCCCACACTGGCTCCTTTTCTCCAGGGCTGTGTGTCCTCTCCTGCTACCTCTGTGTCTCACTGCGGGTCTCTCCTTTCTATCTCTGCTCCCCAGTGTTTGGGGTCCCCAACTGTCTGTCACCCATGTCTCAGACTGAGTCTCAGAAGCACACACAAGCCCCCTCAGCCCTCCTGGTCACATGCTACCCCCTCCCCAGGGCCAGGGCTGGAGGGGCCTCTGGGAGCTCAGGGCTCAGCAGGGAGCATGGGGTTAAATGCCATGCGTGCCACCCAGACCCCTAAGCACTCAGGGCTGAGGGAGCACAGTGAGAGGAGAAactcaggggctggggaggggagcttGAGGGCAGAGGGAGACCCTGAGCAGCAGCGAGGGGTAAGCAAACACTCCACGCAGAGGGCAGCAGGGGCTAAGACTTGGAGAGATGAAGGGGGAGCCTGAGCTGCTCTGGGGGCAGGCATGGCCACTGCCACAGGGGATGCTGGGATGGAGGGAGCACCTGGGTTGCAGATGGGCAGGGCACCAGGCCCTGGGCAGTGCAGAACCTGGGGGTGTCTGGGTAGGGGAGAGATTCTGAGCTACAACTCTAAGGGACCCTCTCTCTGGCACTGTGGCCCACATCCAGGACCGGTGGCCCAGGGCAGGGGATGATGCAGCGGCTGGCCATGGAGTCAGGGGAACAAGGCTGGCCCCCAGGTTTCCAGCTTGGGAGACCCTGAAAGTTCACAAAGAACCCCAGTCAGCCAGCCCTGACTGGTGGGCACTGGTCCACCCTCTCTATCCCCTGCACATGGGCCAGCAGCTCCCAGGCAGGAAGGTGTGGGCGGAGGGGAGCTGCAAAGGAGaagtggggctgggggcaggtgTGGGTGAGAGTGGGTGTATGGTGATGTGGGCGTGGGGGCAGGTGTGGGTGAGAGTGGGTGTACTGTACGGGGATGGGGGACAGGAGCCTGGAGGGGAGCCAGggcagggaaggcttctctgTGGGGCAGAGgagtggggacagagccagaagACTGAGCCATAACCCTGCCACCCACACGCACATCCATCCCTGCTGGTGCTGCCGTTACCCATTAGTGAGG
This window of the Rhinopithecus roxellana isolate Shanxi Qingling chromosome 13, ASM756505v1, whole genome shotgun sequence genome carries:
- the TNFRSF13C gene encoding tumor necrosis factor receptor superfamily member 13C isoform X2 — encoded protein: MKRGPRSLRGRDAPAPTPCVPAECFDLLVRHCVACGLLRTPRPKPAAPASSSAPRTALQPQESVGAGAGEAALSLPGLLFGAPALLGLALVLALVLVGLVSWRRRQRRLRGASFAEAPDGDKDKDAPAWPPPGEDPGTTPPGHSVPVPATELGSTELVTTKTAGPEQQ
- the TNFRSF13C gene encoding tumor necrosis factor receptor superfamily member 13C isoform X1, whose translation is MKRGPRSLRGRDAPAPTPCVPAECFDLLVRHCVACGLLRTPRPKPAAPASSSAPRTALQPQESVGAGAGEAALSLPGLLFGAPALLGLALVLALVLVGLVSWRRRQRRLRGASFAEAPDGDKDKDEPLDKVIILSPGISDAAAPAWPPPGEDPGTTPPGHSVPVPATELGSTELVTTKTAGPEQQ